In Desulfosediminicola ganghwensis, a single window of DNA contains:
- a CDS encoding DNA-3-methyladenine glycosylase I: MTKQRCSWCDMNSPEYIDYHDNHWGVPVYDDRLLFEMLVLEGMQAGLSWLSILKKRENFIQAFDNFEIAVVALYGEKKVAELLVDVGIIRNKLKINSVITNAKVFLEIAEEFESFSKYLWAWVGNNPLQHEYSDRQEIPAKTELSEKISKDLKKRGMSFVGPTIIYAYMQAIGMVNDHDPGCYRREQVAALAGPAQ; the protein is encoded by the coding sequence ATGACAAAGCAACGGTGCTCATGGTGTGATATGAACTCCCCTGAATATATCGACTACCACGACAATCACTGGGGCGTGCCGGTCTATGATGATCGGTTACTGTTTGAAATGCTTGTTTTGGAAGGAATGCAGGCAGGATTGTCCTGGCTTTCGATTCTTAAAAAGCGAGAAAATTTTATCCAGGCTTTTGACAATTTTGAGATTGCGGTGGTTGCGCTATATGGTGAGAAGAAAGTCGCAGAGTTGCTTGTGGATGTGGGAATTATCCGCAACAAACTGAAGATCAATTCGGTAATTACAAACGCAAAGGTATTCCTGGAAATTGCAGAAGAATTCGAAAGTTTTTCAAAGTATCTCTGGGCTTGGGTAGGCAATAATCCGCTACAGCACGAATATAGTGATAGACAAGAAATACCTGCCAAAACAGAGCTTTCTGAAAAGATTTCAAAAGATCTCAAAAAGCGGGGGATGTCATTTGTTGGGCCGACAATCATCTATGCATATATGCAGGCGATCGGGATGGTCAACGACCACGACCCAGGCTGTTATCGCAGGGAACAGGTTGCTGCCCTGGCAGGCCCAGCGCAATAA
- a CDS encoding ABC transporter permease subunit encodes MRDQLNGLDIPEAVKGRSLWQDALRRLLHNKAAVASMILLGIIVLLAIFAPFLSSWAFDEPDWGYDFPGAPNAELHHWFGTDGNGRDLFVRTLYGARISLMVGIIATTVSLLIGVTYGATAGFLGGRVDNVMMRIVDIMYSLPFMFFVILLMVFFGRNIFMIFIALGAVEWLTMARIVRGQTLSVKKKEFIEAAHAVGVSNWKIITRHIIPNVLGPVIVYMTLTIPQVILTESFLSFLGLGVQEPLTSWGVLISEGAKQIESAPWMLFFPALFLAITLFCFNFIGDGLRDALDPKDR; translated from the coding sequence ATGAGGGACCAGCTTAACGGGCTGGATATACCGGAAGCGGTCAAAGGGCGTAGCCTGTGGCAGGACGCCTTACGTCGTCTGCTCCACAACAAGGCTGCCGTCGCCTCGATGATTCTTTTGGGCATTATCGTGCTATTGGCCATTTTTGCACCGTTTCTTTCGTCCTGGGCCTTTGACGAACCTGACTGGGGTTATGATTTCCCTGGCGCACCGAACGCAGAGCTTCACCACTGGTTCGGTACGGATGGCAACGGTCGTGATCTTTTTGTGCGAACTTTGTACGGTGCCAGAATCTCCCTGATGGTCGGCATCATTGCCACCACAGTCAGTCTGCTCATTGGTGTTACCTATGGAGCTACGGCAGGTTTCCTGGGAGGCAGGGTCGATAACGTCATGATGCGTATTGTAGACATCATGTATTCCCTGCCGTTTATGTTTTTCGTTATCTTGCTCATGGTCTTTTTCGGCAGAAACATTTTCATGATCTTCATCGCTCTGGGTGCGGTGGAGTGGCTTACCATGGCCAGGATTGTCAGGGGGCAGACCCTGTCGGTGAAGAAAAAGGAATTTATTGAGGCAGCCCACGCAGTGGGTGTCTCGAACTGGAAGATTATAACGCGGCATATCATCCCGAATGTTCTGGGGCCTGTCATTGTGTATATGACCCTTACCATCCCCCAGGTCATTCTCACCGAGTCTTTTCTCTCCTTTCTCGGCCTTGGTGTCCAGGAGCCGCTGACCAGTTGGGGTGTGTTGATCTCTGAAGGTGCCAAACAGATCGAGTCTGCGCCGTGGATGCTGTTCTTCCCGGCACTGTTTCTCGCGATAACCCTGTTCTGCTTCAACTTCATCGGGGATGGTCTGCGTGATGCGCTTGACCCCAAGGATAGGTAA
- a CDS encoding alpha-keto acid decarboxylase family protein produces MKLSHYLFSRLEQYGVRCTFGIPGDFALPLYAEQAAYGMQTVVCTHEPSCVFAADAYSRLKGFGAVLTTYSVGGLNMINPMAMAYAENSPVVVISGAPNVCGRKTEPSFHHLVKDYGSQHRIFKEVTCATAALNEAATAADEIDRVLTACLAEKRPGYLEIPIDMTSVEIPTPPKPSAPDQDRPVNTAAIIEAAGEISAALEKARRPVLYAGVGIRRHALMDAVRTISESWLLPVVSSVMGKGAFPESHPHFAGIYMGEMGSKLARETLEGADLILSVGVIYSDVNTGFWTAHLESSNILEIRDSEVRISHHIYPQLPIAPLMQLLASTRPDSARKPGVHLVKDKTLVTVDIDESAPLNTAALIQCLKTIDQSKFSYLADVGDAWFAGLELNADIFMAPGYYASMGFAVPGALGAAMAAPDLRPLVLVGDGAFQMTGSELSTLVAQGHKPIVLVLNNGYYKMLAALDQHRDYYNLAHWDYVAYAEALGCPGVRVQTAAQLNRALHHACTIDGPYLIEAILSREDHAPMMRRIKEYFTSLK; encoded by the coding sequence ATGAAACTTTCTCATTATCTTTTCAGTCGCCTTGAACAGTACGGCGTTCGTTGTACTTTTGGCATTCCTGGTGATTTTGCCCTTCCTCTCTACGCGGAACAGGCTGCTTATGGCATGCAAACAGTTGTCTGCACTCATGAACCCAGCTGTGTTTTTGCTGCAGATGCGTACTCCCGACTCAAAGGTTTTGGTGCCGTGCTTACCACCTACAGCGTCGGCGGCCTCAATATGATCAACCCGATGGCCATGGCCTATGCCGAAAATTCACCGGTCGTGGTCATCAGTGGCGCACCTAATGTCTGCGGGAGAAAAACTGAGCCTTCTTTTCATCACCTTGTAAAAGATTATGGCAGTCAGCATAGAATATTCAAAGAGGTTACCTGCGCCACAGCAGCACTTAACGAAGCAGCAACCGCAGCAGACGAAATTGATCGCGTACTCACCGCCTGCCTGGCTGAGAAGAGACCCGGTTACCTTGAAATCCCCATCGACATGACTTCAGTCGAAATACCGACTCCTCCTAAACCATCCGCGCCGGATCAAGATAGACCTGTCAATACCGCCGCGATCATTGAGGCAGCCGGTGAAATTTCTGCCGCCCTTGAAAAGGCCCGGCGTCCTGTGCTCTACGCCGGGGTTGGTATTCGCAGGCACGCCTTGATGGATGCAGTTCGCACCATTTCCGAATCGTGGCTGCTTCCTGTGGTCTCCTCTGTAATGGGCAAAGGGGCATTCCCAGAATCCCACCCCCATTTTGCCGGCATCTATATGGGAGAAATGGGGAGCAAACTCGCCCGTGAGACTCTCGAAGGTGCTGATCTTATTCTCTCTGTAGGGGTAATCTACTCAGACGTTAATACCGGCTTCTGGACCGCTCACCTCGAATCCTCGAACATACTCGAGATTCGCGACTCAGAGGTTCGGATATCACACCACATCTATCCCCAGCTCCCCATAGCCCCGCTTATGCAACTCCTGGCGAGCACCAGACCGGATAGTGCCAGAAAACCGGGAGTCCATCTGGTGAAAGATAAAACTTTGGTAACAGTAGATATAGATGAATCTGCACCGCTCAATACCGCGGCCCTGATTCAATGTCTGAAAACCATTGATCAATCGAAATTCAGCTATCTTGCTGATGTCGGCGATGCCTGGTTTGCAGGGCTTGAGCTCAACGCGGATATTTTTATGGCACCCGGCTACTACGCCTCAATGGGTTTCGCTGTTCCCGGCGCCCTGGGGGCAGCAATGGCAGCTCCTGATCTTCGGCCACTGGTGCTGGTTGGCGACGGAGCGTTTCAGATGACCGGCAGTGAACTCTCTACCCTGGTGGCCCAGGGCCACAAACCGATAGTGCTTGTTTTAAACAATGGATATTACAAGATGCTCGCCGCCCTCGATCAACACAGAGACTACTACAACCTGGCCCATTGGGATTATGTCGCGTATGCGGAAGCTCTGGGTTGTCCCGGTGTCCGTGTTCAGACTGCGGCTCAACTCAATCGTGCTCTTCACCACGCCTGCACGATAGATGGTCCTTATCTCATAGAAGCAATTCTCAGTAGGGAAGATCACGCACCAATGATGCGCCGCATAAAGGAGTACTTCACATCACTTAAATAA
- a CDS encoding ABC transporter ATP-binding protein, protein MMLLDVQNLTTRFYTHDGEVCAVNDVSFSVEAGECLGIVGESGSGKTQVFMSIMGLLAKNGKAEGKVYFDGTQILDLKAAELNTLRGVEFSMIFQDPMTSLNPYLKVSRQMTEVLMEHRGMSEEDATAASVRMLDLVGIPESRKRITMYPHEFSGGMRQRVMIAMALLCEPKLLIADEPTTALDVTVQAQILELLAKLGKELNMATVMITHDLGVIAGLSDRVLVMYGGRIVEQASVHEIFNDPQHPYTRGLLDSMPRLDDEGAEALHTIAGQPPNLQDLPGGCSFAPRCEHVMAICQAERPELKESAGGRKKACHLEKL, encoded by the coding sequence ATTATGCTTCTTGATGTACAAAACCTGACGACACGTTTTTATACCCACGACGGTGAGGTCTGTGCTGTCAATGATGTGAGCTTTTCTGTTGAGGCTGGAGAATGTCTCGGGATTGTCGGGGAGTCCGGCTCGGGCAAGACCCAGGTTTTCATGTCGATCATGGGGTTGCTGGCCAAAAACGGCAAGGCCGAGGGAAAGGTGTATTTTGACGGCACGCAGATCCTCGACCTGAAAGCGGCAGAACTGAATACTCTTCGTGGAGTGGAATTTTCCATGATCTTCCAGGACCCGATGACCTCACTCAATCCGTATCTCAAGGTCTCAAGACAGATGACCGAGGTGCTGATGGAGCACAGGGGGATGAGTGAGGAGGATGCCACCGCCGCTTCGGTCCGCATGCTTGATCTTGTTGGTATCCCGGAGTCGAGAAAGCGGATTACCATGTATCCCCATGAGTTTTCTGGCGGTATGCGACAGAGGGTGATGATTGCCATGGCTCTATTATGCGAGCCGAAACTGTTGATCGCAGACGAGCCGACAACAGCGCTCGATGTAACGGTTCAGGCCCAGATTCTCGAACTCCTGGCTAAGCTTGGTAAAGAGCTGAATATGGCTACGGTTATGATTACCCATGACCTTGGCGTGATAGCGGGACTCAGTGACCGGGTTCTGGTTATGTATGGCGGCAGAATTGTTGAGCAGGCCAGTGTCCATGAGATCTTCAACGATCCACAGCACCCGTACACCAGGGGATTGCTCGATTCCATGCCTCGGCTTGATGATGAGGGGGCAGAAGCCCTGCATACCATTGCCGGCCAGCCGCCAAACCTGCAGGATCTTCCTGGTGGCTGTAGCTTTGCACCACGCTGCGAGCATGTGATGGCTATCTGTCAGGCTGAACGGCCGGAGTTAAAGGAATCCGCTGGCGGACGTAAGAAGGCTTGTCATCTGGAGAAGTTGTAA
- a CDS encoding Ni/Fe hydrogenase subunit alpha, whose translation MSTTIQFPISRIEGHAKVVVNLDHGKVLNARFLAQEYRGFEQFLKGMPAEQMPVIVPRVCGVCSTSHHLAAVEALEDAYDVKPPPVAEKIRHLMMVGQLVQNQATSLFFFTLPDKLQATSIFGADESASKDVLGSISKKAMAVRKIGTELIAIAGGQFIHPVKAVVGGVVSGIDKAAAKEMRKKIKAAIPIACSLFDEYWQLSQKMTKAVGDWEGDDPFYYMIAVDKNDPTRPVDHVTMQKSDGSETVTFRPEDFRENLQFHQVQDSFSAKTSFNDLPIRANSLARMNLIESMGTPIANGYLERFRVQFGSPAHQILLFDLCRGIELINGLERADRLLAENLMDGEMSVPVEPRDGFGYGLVEAPRGPLIHHYQIENGLIVNVEFVIPTVHNNFSIERALTTMAKRFVHEDRIDMGLDSAMGWVVRAFDPCIACATH comes from the coding sequence ATGTCTACTACAATTCAATTTCCGATTTCCCGAATAGAGGGCCACGCTAAAGTTGTGGTGAACCTCGATCATGGCAAAGTCCTGAACGCTCGCTTTCTTGCGCAGGAATACAGAGGTTTTGAACAATTTCTAAAAGGGATGCCAGCCGAGCAGATGCCGGTGATTGTCCCACGGGTATGTGGCGTCTGTTCCACTTCTCATCATCTTGCGGCGGTGGAAGCGCTGGAAGATGCCTATGACGTCAAACCTCCCCCTGTTGCTGAGAAAATTCGTCATTTGATGATGGTTGGCCAGCTGGTACAAAACCAGGCAACTTCACTGTTCTTTTTTACCCTGCCGGATAAACTACAGGCCACCTCAATTTTCGGAGCCGATGAAAGTGCAAGTAAGGATGTCCTCGGCAGTATCAGCAAAAAAGCCATGGCTGTCCGCAAAATTGGTACCGAGTTGATTGCCATAGCAGGTGGCCAGTTCATTCATCCTGTAAAAGCTGTTGTCGGCGGAGTTGTCTCTGGTATCGACAAAGCTGCGGCCAAAGAAATGCGCAAGAAGATCAAGGCGGCAATTCCCATCGCCTGCAGTCTTTTTGACGAATACTGGCAATTGAGTCAGAAAATGACCAAAGCAGTTGGCGACTGGGAAGGAGACGACCCTTTTTACTATATGATTGCTGTGGATAAGAATGATCCGACCCGCCCGGTTGATCATGTGACCATGCAGAAATCGGATGGCTCAGAGACCGTTACTTTCAGGCCGGAAGATTTTCGTGAGAATCTGCAATTTCATCAGGTGCAGGACAGCTTTTCCGCCAAGACTTCATTCAATGATTTGCCCATTCGCGCTAACAGTCTGGCACGTATGAACCTGATCGAGTCAATGGGCACGCCCATTGCCAACGGTTATCTTGAGCGTTTCCGTGTACAGTTCGGCTCACCTGCCCACCAGATTCTGCTTTTTGACCTCTGTCGTGGAATTGAACTGATTAATGGTCTTGAGCGTGCGGACAGGCTGCTGGCAGAGAACCTGATGGATGGTGAGATGAGTGTACCTGTAGAGCCGCGCGATGGTTTTGGCTATGGCCTGGTTGAGGCACCTCGGGGACCGCTTATTCATCATTATCAGATCGAGAATGGTCTGATCGTTAACGTGGAGTTTGTCATTCCGACAGTGCATAACAACTTCTCTATCGAGCGGGCCTTGACCACCATGGCCAAACGTTTTGTCCATGAAGATAGAATAGATATGGGCCTCGACAGTGCAATGGGGTGGGTCGTGCGGGCTTTCGATCCATGTATTGCTTGCGCGACCCATTAA
- a CDS encoding SLC13 family permease, protein METWIITALLIVTLYLLISEKISVDLTAIGIMVTLVVSGILTPREAVAGFANPAVITVGAMFVVSKGMMRTGGVEFLGRQVIHFANGSSLLALTLILITVAIASAFINNTPVVILFIPVVMAMCCEFGLSPSKFLIPVSYASILAGTCTLIGTSTNIIISDLSNEYGYGALTMFELSIIGAPIAIIGILFLIIAAPRVLPELANPICNIEDGSHRQYLAELKIRPDSKLVGKPANTLFRDKHPNLEVLEVINKSHIYYPGRDTITITGDDILLVKSSLNDLVAILHNEEVELPSSETGLLLGAQKDAPIVVELIISAHSPLRGRRLANTDLAKDPDVHIIAVKRSNLHLTERQIHDIRLQTGDIILIWCSESKLDTIRSDQECIVIEDVYEEIVHKRKAIWSIVNFIGMVVTATLGFADIMTCALTAAFLMIITGCLQMRDAYRALQADVLMLIAGTIALGAAMAKTGTSQLYAEAFLSLFSDMSPTLVLGGMILLTSISTQILSNNATAVLLLPIAISTALGIGVDPKPFIIGICIGASACFATPVGYQTNLMVYGPGGYRFKDYLKLGIPLNIFVVLAGMLLIPVIWPFHLS, encoded by the coding sequence ATGGAAACCTGGATTATCACCGCGCTACTCATTGTAACGCTCTACCTGCTTATCTCTGAGAAAATCTCGGTGGACCTGACCGCTATCGGTATCATGGTGACCCTGGTGGTCAGCGGTATCCTCACTCCTCGAGAGGCAGTCGCCGGCTTCGCCAATCCCGCCGTTATCACCGTTGGTGCCATGTTTGTGGTGAGTAAGGGAATGATGCGTACGGGGGGCGTTGAGTTCCTTGGCAGACAGGTAATTCATTTCGCAAATGGGAGTTCTCTGCTGGCCCTCACCCTGATCCTGATAACCGTTGCCATCGCCTCTGCTTTTATCAATAATACTCCGGTGGTTATCCTCTTCATCCCGGTGGTGATGGCAATGTGTTGTGAATTTGGCCTGAGCCCTTCAAAGTTCCTGATCCCGGTTTCCTACGCCTCTATTCTTGCCGGCACCTGTACCCTTATCGGTACCTCCACCAATATCATCATCAGTGATCTCAGCAATGAATATGGCTACGGTGCGCTCACCATGTTTGAACTCTCTATTATCGGCGCGCCCATAGCCATTATTGGTATTCTCTTTTTGATTATTGCCGCGCCACGCGTATTGCCTGAACTGGCAAACCCGATCTGCAATATCGAAGACGGCTCCCATCGCCAGTACCTTGCTGAACTCAAGATCCGCCCGGACAGTAAGCTGGTGGGCAAGCCCGCCAACACACTGTTTCGCGACAAGCACCCCAACCTTGAGGTACTCGAGGTTATTAATAAAAGTCACATTTATTATCCGGGACGAGATACCATAACCATTACAGGCGATGATATCCTGCTGGTGAAGAGCTCACTCAATGACCTGGTTGCTATCCTGCATAATGAGGAGGTCGAGCTACCCTCTTCTGAAACCGGGCTGCTGCTGGGAGCACAAAAGGATGCGCCTATAGTGGTGGAGCTGATAATTTCCGCGCATTCTCCCCTGCGCGGCAGGCGACTGGCAAACACTGACCTGGCCAAAGACCCTGATGTGCATATCATCGCCGTTAAGCGGAGCAACCTTCATCTTACCGAGAGGCAAATCCATGATATTCGCCTGCAGACCGGCGATATCATTTTAATCTGGTGTTCTGAAAGTAAACTCGACACTATTCGCTCCGATCAGGAATGTATCGTTATTGAAGACGTCTACGAAGAGATTGTTCACAAGAGAAAAGCCATCTGGTCGATAGTGAACTTCATAGGCATGGTGGTGACCGCGACGCTTGGTTTTGCCGACATAATGACCTGTGCCCTGACCGCTGCCTTCCTGATGATCATCACCGGCTGCCTGCAGATGCGTGACGCGTACCGCGCACTGCAGGCGGATGTGCTGATGCTTATTGCCGGCACCATCGCCCTTGGTGCAGCCATGGCCAAAACCGGCACCAGCCAGCTTTACGCCGAAGCCTTTCTCAGCCTTTTTTCGGATATGTCCCCCACCCTCGTCCTGGGGGGCATGATCCTGCTCACCTCTATCTCAACCCAGATACTCAGCAACAACGCCACCGCCGTATTACTGCTGCCCATTGCAATCTCTACCGCACTTGGAATCGGGGTTGACCCAAAGCCCTTTATCATCGGAATCTGCATAGGTGCCAGCGCCTGTTTCGCAACCCCTGTCGGCTACCAGACCAACCTGATGGTCTACGGTCCCGGCGGGTACAGGTTCAAGGACTACCTCAAGCTGGGCATCCCGCTGAACATATTTGTGGTGCTGGCCGGCATGCTGCTGATCCCTGTAATCTGGCCATTCCATCTTTCCTGA
- a CDS encoding HPP family protein, whose protein sequence is MKVRDIMEPLDNWLTPEMTVLDAIETMKHSRRSHGLSLNAIIVLDSEQKLVGIVSTTDILRLLIPSYMYLDGLMDDNSSWETMRADRTERARSLHVRDIMTENVQVINLNDSIMRCADIMLVEQMRRMPVIGTEGKVLGVVYLRDVYKTITDILCSPTEGVANY, encoded by the coding sequence ATGAAAGTACGAGACATAATGGAGCCGTTAGATAACTGGCTGACTCCTGAGATGACCGTTCTCGACGCAATCGAGACCATGAAACACTCAAGGCGTTCCCACGGCTTATCACTCAACGCCATCATAGTGCTGGACAGTGAACAGAAACTGGTCGGTATCGTCTCCACCACAGACATCCTGAGACTGCTTATCCCTTCGTATATGTATCTTGATGGACTGATGGACGACAATTCAAGTTGGGAGACAATGCGCGCTGACAGAACTGAACGCGCCAGGTCATTGCATGTTCGGGATATCATGACCGAGAATGTTCAGGTGATCAACCTCAACGATTCCATCATGCGCTGTGCCGACATTATGCTGGTGGAACAAATGCGCAGAATGCCGGTGATTGGTACAGAAGGCAAGGTGCTGGGAGTCGTCTACCTGCGTGATGTATACAAAACCATCACCGATATCCTCTGTAGTCCCACGGAAGGGGTTGCAAATTACTGA
- the oppB gene encoding oligopeptide ABC transporter permease OppB, producing MFAYAVRRLGSAIPTLLIIITIAFFMMRLAPGGPFDRERQLPPEIEANILKAYNLDKPVHEQYLIYLGNILKGDFGPSYKYLDFTVTDLIVAGFPVSLRLGLMAITLAMLIGITAGTIAALKQNSAFDYMVMGVAMTGIAIPNFVMAPILALVFGVYLSWLPVAGWGGGALQYQILPVITLALPQIAYIARLTRGSMVETMNSNFIRTARAKGLAEKIVVVRHALKGGLLPVISYLGPATAAVITGSVVIESIFDVPGIGRYFVNGALNRDYPVVMGVVIFYAVLIMALNLIVDLIYGFLDPRVKVE from the coding sequence ATGTTTGCCTATGCCGTGCGTCGTTTGGGTAGTGCCATACCGACGCTGTTAATTATCATCACCATCGCCTTTTTCATGATGCGGCTTGCCCCTGGCGGTCCCTTCGACCGTGAGCGGCAATTACCGCCGGAGATTGAGGCAAACATTCTGAAAGCCTACAATCTGGACAAGCCGGTTCATGAGCAGTACCTGATTTATCTTGGAAACATACTCAAGGGTGATTTCGGTCCGTCCTACAAGTATCTCGATTTCACCGTTACCGATCTGATTGTCGCCGGTTTTCCAGTGAGTCTTCGCCTCGGTCTTATGGCGATCACCCTGGCGATGCTGATAGGCATAACGGCCGGGACCATTGCGGCCCTGAAGCAGAATTCAGCTTTTGACTATATGGTGATGGGTGTGGCAATGACAGGTATCGCTATTCCCAACTTTGTCATGGCGCCGATTCTGGCACTGGTCTTCGGGGTCTATCTTTCCTGGCTACCTGTTGCCGGGTGGGGTGGTGGAGCCTTGCAGTATCAGATATTGCCGGTCATCACTCTCGCTTTGCCGCAGATTGCCTACATTGCCCGCCTGACCCGGGGTAGCATGGTTGAGACCATGAATTCCAACTTTATCAGGACCGCACGGGCGAAGGGACTGGCAGAGAAGATTGTTGTGGTGAGACATGCTTTGAAAGGCGGCCTGCTGCCTGTGATCTCATATCTGGGACCAGCGACGGCAGCGGTTATCACAGGCTCTGTTGTTATTGAGTCGATCTTCGATGTTCCTGGCATTGGCAGGTATTTCGTCAACGGGGCGCTCAACCGCGATTACCCTGTGGTCATGGGCGTGGTGATTTTCTATGCGGTCTTGATCATGGCGTTGAATTTGATTGTGGATCTCATTTACGGATTCCTGGATCCGAGAGTAAAGGTTGAATAA
- a CDS encoding ABC transporter ATP-binding protein, producing MTEKKENIFEEQAPILTVRGLKVYFPISSGRLFSKPVPLKAVDDVSFDVYAGETLGIVGESGCGKSTLGRGVLQLLKPTAGEVVWHGKKISGLRSRQMILYRKDLQIIFQDPLASLNPRMTIGDIIAEPLTVHYPELTAEERKQRVEEIMDQVGLLPLMINRYPHEFSGGQCQRIGVARAMILRPKLIVCDEPVSALDVSIQAQIVNLIQELQKSFGLSLIFISHDLSVVRHISHRIMVLYLGNVMEIADKKGLYDDPLHPYTKALISAVPLPDPEKEKKKQRVVLEGDLPSPVSPPSGCVFRTRCPIAQPVCASKKPTLQNVRDGRMVACHFWDKQ from the coding sequence ATGACGGAAAAAAAAGAAAATATATTTGAAGAGCAGGCGCCTATCCTCACCGTCCGGGGGCTGAAGGTCTATTTTCCTATCAGTAGTGGCAGACTGTTTTCAAAACCAGTTCCCCTGAAAGCAGTCGATGATGTCAGCTTTGATGTCTATGCTGGAGAGACCCTGGGTATCGTCGGTGAGTCCGGGTGTGGCAAATCGACCCTTGGCCGGGGCGTGCTGCAACTGTTGAAACCGACCGCCGGTGAAGTGGTCTGGCACGGGAAGAAGATTTCCGGGCTTCGATCGCGGCAGATGATTCTGTATAGAAAGGATTTGCAGATCATATTTCAGGACCCACTGGCCAGCCTGAATCCGAGAATGACCATCGGTGATATTATCGCTGAACCGTTGACTGTGCACTATCCGGAACTTACGGCAGAAGAGCGGAAACAGAGGGTCGAAGAGATAATGGATCAGGTCGGTTTGCTGCCTCTGATGATCAATCGCTACCCCCATGAGTTCTCTGGTGGCCAATGCCAGCGTATCGGCGTGGCGAGGGCGATGATTCTGCGTCCGAAACTGATAGTCTGTGATGAGCCTGTCTCTGCCCTGGACGTTTCAATCCAGGCCCAGATCGTAAATCTCATTCAGGAGCTTCAGAAATCTTTCGGGCTCTCGTTGATATTTATCAGTCATGACTTGTCGGTTGTTCGTCATATCAGCCACAGGATCATGGTGCTGTATCTTGGTAACGTGATGGAGATCGCAGATAAGAAGGGTCTCTATGATGATCCCCTGCATCCATATACCAAGGCGCTCATTTCAGCAGTGCCTCTGCCTGATCCGGAAAAAGAGAAGAAGAAGCAGCGTGTTGTGCTTGAAGGTGACCTCCCTTCTCCGGTTTCACCACCTTCAGGCTGTGTTTTCAGAACACGTTGCCCGATTGCCCAGCCAGTCTGCGCCAGTAAAAAGCCGACCTTGCAGAATGTTCGTGATGGTCGAATGGTTGCCTGCCATTTCTGGGATAAGCAATAA